AACACTTCCCAGACATTATCATTATCCCTCTGCTGCTGGTAGAGCTGATAGCCTACGGGGatactgacagacacacacgcagatcagggaccctgtgtgtgtttatccacAGCCTTCCATTAGCAGAAACTGCTGTGCACCTTATCCAGGTGTTTGTAGCCGCGCGTTTTACGATGGGGCAGGACTGGAATGTCCTACTGCAACACGAGCCCATCATCGCCATTATGGTCtctttacaaacacacacacacacacacacacacacacgcacaggcaaGGAATTTAGTGGTGTCCAGGTGAGCGATTAGAGCGTTTACATCAAATGACAGTGTCACGTGACACAAATCCGTTGTTATTTGTGTCACATGACACTCGGCATGCGAAGAACACCGGTAGCGTTGGCAGACTGAGTTTTAAAGTATGAAGTTCTTTTAGAAAGTAGGAACCCGTGTCCAGTTTTGACTGCCTTTCAAGACCGTCACGGATCCTCCTTTGAGAAATAAAAGCTAAGATTTGGTTTAAATGACTTGGTCGTCCCGGGTTAAAGCAACCAGTCGGTTATGTTAAGGGAACAATCAAGGTTATGATTAAAAGAAACCGTCATTGAAGCAGAAACCGGTCTCCCGTGTCAAAGTCCCACATTTCGTTGGCCCACCCAGGCACCCTGTCCCTCCTTCCTCTGCGGACTTTCTGGCTCTATAACAATGTcacctgttttctttctttgttcccGACGGACAGGAGTCTTAATCCCTACAGCCCCTAGAGGACTGTGTCACttgaatgtgaaaataaaatgtcagttggGGGCTTTTTTTTATTCCGTCTCTTTGTGAGGAGAGTCTCCCGCCTCAAAAGCATTTCGGTTTCTGTTCAAAAGACAAAGCCGAAGCTTGACCTTGTCCTGCCTCGCATGCTCATTGAAATGCTGTCAAAGCAACGGTATATGTAACCTAGGAGATCTCAAATTTCACTTTCCAATCGAATTTGGTCCAGGCTTTGACCTTGACGTCTCGACTTCTTTTGACATATCACCAAATAAGTGCAAATGAGCCATAACATGGGCAAGATTCTGTGTCTTACtaaaggacacttcagcaggagtTAAACATAAACCCATGTCCTCTCACGTTACCGCAAATAACCtcttctgtgtttctttctgctttCCTTCCATCTCACCCATCACCTCTCCCCCTCGCGGTTTAATCCAGGTCCAGCCGAGTCCAGCTGTGATCGGCCCGTCTGCTAGATCGCTATCATCAGGATAAAGATGAGACAGCTCAGAGCGCTGTGTGGATTCATTCTGCTGACCCTGGCCGTCTTCGCCGCCGCCAGGCCAAAAGCAGGTCAGTCTGCCCGTactgggagaaaaagagaaaaatgttgaaGACAAAGGAAAGACAGTGTTTCACTGCCTTCCTCTCAAATGGAAATCAGGgaaaagagcacacacacacatatctgcCATTCACATGGCTTTAGTTGTGAGAACactgttttccttctttaaaaaaaaaaacgttatttttcagctgtattttgttctGTATCTTGATCGACATCTTTAGGAAGAAAAATATAACGGAcgacaaaacaacagacaaaaaaatgtttaaaagcaaCTTTCTTGGGCGCTGACGTTGTTAGAAATGTCAGTGTACGTCGCAGCTCGCGAACCCTGAGCGTTCAGAAACTTTCCATGTACATCCCAAGCTGTGAACGCCCCAGCCACGGCTACGGCACGGGACTCGTTTCACCAGCATGTGGATCGGGACTTTATTTAAAGGCAATCAATGTTTTGGGACATGTCAGAGCTATACATTTGGATGGTGGTTTTCAATACATCTGCAGCTGGAGGCTGACTTTATTCATACGACCAAACAATGAAATGGAAATCtttattaaaaagttaaaaaccaGCCCCTGCTCATGCCTCGTGAAACTAAAGACGGAATCCGCAACAATCCCACAAGCCTGCTTTCGCCGACACCGAGTCTCTTCTGTTATGGCTTCCAGTTTCGCCTTTGTGAAGGAATCCTGGATGTACATTAATCAAGGAATTCTCTTCCAACTCATAAAGCTACAAGTTTCGGAGCCGAGATGATGTTACACCACGAGAGCGCGTTCACAGTGATGCCgaaaaattaaagacaaaaacaggtgCCATGTGGCGGCTGAAGTCACGGAGACGTGAGCTCAGGTGGTAAATAATGTGAAAGTTACACCAGTCGGGCGAGGAAGGCCTCCGCTGTTGCTCCAGacaaatgtcaaactgaaaaacatgtccGCCCACccacgcacaaacaaacacactcacacacacacacacacacacacacacacacatacccacacacacacacacacacacacctacgaCGACAGGGAGACGTTTGTAAATCCacgaaagaaaagaaaaaaaaaaaggcttgtcCTTCCATGTAGGTTTTTGTACGTTCAGTAGGAGACACTTTGTTCACAATGTTCAAGACGTCACTTTATTTCTAGAGCGTCTTCACAGCAGGCACTTTATTACTCCTTactcctttgtgtgtttttaatgatttttggACGACAACGGAGATCAACTCATTGTCAGTTgtggtgttttcatgggatgtgtcgacaaaaaaaaataaataaataacgaCGTCAATAACTTTCgggtctttttctttctctcaggtCCTGAGCAGAAATGTAAGTCTGGTCCAGTGGACCTGGTCTTCCTCATCGACAGCTCCCGCAGCGTTAGGCCATATGAGTTTGAGACCATGAGGAAGTTCATGATTGACATCCTCGACACCCTGGATATTGGACTCAACACCACCAGGGTGGGAGTGGTTCAGTACTCCAGCCAGGTAATGTAGGCGCACCGCATCCAGGTCCTCATCCGTGATGAACTCTTTATATTTAacactgttgtttgtttgttttaaaatctttctAGCATTTGTCATCCTCATCGTCCTATCCCTCCTCTGAACTCATCCTCTCCTTAACTTTCGAAGATCAACCTCTAATTTCTACCATATGATGGTATAAACACGACGAGAGGACTTAAAGCCCTCGCTTCCCCTCTGTCCCCTCTTGTCTTCAGGTCCGCAGCGAGTTCTCTCTGAAGACGCACAGCAAGCTGGACACCATGGTGAAAGGCATCAACCAGATCATCCCCCTCGCTCAAGGCACCATGACTGGGCTCGCCATCAGATATGTGATGAATGTAGCCTTCACCGCAGAAGAGGGAGACAGGCCAAAGGTACTGCGAGCCGTCCTGCACGTCTCAACAGCCTCTAGAAAAATTCGGGTTTATCTGACAAGCAACCCCGTTTGGATAGTCTTAGTGCACCTCCGACTCATTTTTTAGTGAATAAAAATAAGTCAACGTTCAAATTTCTTCAGTTCATACTCTGCATTTTGATGGCAGCTGATTCGAGTGGTTAAATTTGTTTGACTCGTTAGTGATTTGGTTGACTGGCTGCCCCGAATGGATACTGATCTGACATTCTTGATCAACACCTGTACACATACGGACCAAAAAAGTTTTATGCAAAACTTAGCGATCTAAACATCTTTGGGACGTAAGGTAGAAACAAGTTTGTGTCATTTCATGTCAGCCAGTGATCGTGAAGTGGTCTCCCTACCAGGTCAGCTCCATACCACTGTACCGGGTTCCTTACCTTGGCTCTGATCCTGAGGTTTTCTTTCCCCACAGGTCCCCAACGTGGCCGTGATCGTGACAGACGGACGCCCCCAGGACCGTGTGGCGGAGGTGGCGGCTGAGGCCAGAGAGAAAGGCATCGAGATCTACGCCGTGGGGGTGGCCAGGGCCGATATGACATCACTGAGAGCCATGGCGTCCCCGCCCTTCGAAGACCACGTCTTCCTGGTGGAGTCATTCGATCTAATTCACCAGTTTGGACTGCAGTTCCAGGACAAGCTCTGCGGTAAGACTGCCGAGGAAAGGAAATAACCTCACTGCCTATAAAAATCCATAGtgtacatttgacattttagtaCTGGATTTGCCAAAAACCATTTTTCAATCAGAACAGGATCTTTAAAAGATGTTTGGTTTCCTATAAAAGTGGCCGTTAAGACAAACATGCcattcaaaaccaaaatcaaacagCATTTGGCTGGTGGTTTAATTTGACTTGGTTTGGATGAGTTGTATAAGTTCAGGTTTTATTACATTATGTTTTGTAAGACAGCACAGATGTTTacgtgagcacagagagtgaaatgaaaaattgatttttacagaattaaatgattttactgGAATCTGAAAACTTACCTATGAGACGAGTAATTCTCTATGGATTtgatgtcacatttttgttcAAATCTCCACCTGAAACGTGTGAAAACTTTCACATTTGATGCCACTAATGGATTACTTTTATATGAAGTCGCCTCAACATGAGACAAGTAAAAACCTGCAGCCAAGTCTCCGCAGTTGAAATTTCATGATGTTGGCTTCATCTGGGACAACACTGGATTCTCTGCGTAATTAAAAACACTATGAACGTCTGgccaggaaaaagaaaaacaaaaaaaaaaaacaccgtgCCCATCTAACCCCACAGAACTTAATACTTTTCATAACAGCCTCCTCAAATCCCTTAAGAGCAAAATATGTCCTCATACTGCTATTATCAtagattgaaaagaaaaaatctctGGCTTTCTTCAGTGGGAGATGGAAAAGAGTAAAGgcaaacaaataaagtattaaGAAGTCACTATGAAGGAGCAAATTAagcaatcaataaaaaaaaaaagaaatgtttgtgtttgagaggtGCTGCTGCGACGATAAAACCACTCACCGGGTCCAAGCCGGGTTCAAACTGGGTTCAAACCCGTGTGTCTGCACACGGGGCAGCAGGATGCAGTGCTGAGGGTTCtgagaaaatgaattttaaaacgTTAGCATACTGTACAAGTGACTGAAGAAATTTCATCCTGACACAGTTGTTTTGCTGCTAATCTGCTCCCAAGTGGACTCGAAACTGATGATTATCACCACGACAAAGTTGATGGACGTAATATTCTCGTTAGAGCCCCTGAACGTTTGGTCTGAAACCAAATGAAGAATTTCTTCAAAGCGTTCTTTACACATCAGTGTCCGTCTACAGGGGTCAGGGAGTACTGCTGCACTGTCAACGTTGTCTAAAGTCTTCCGTGGCCCCCGGAGGGAGCCGTGTGAAGACAGAGGTTTGAAAATGAACGAAATCTAAGGGTGTAGTTTGCTCCTCGTCCTCCTTCAGGGGTCGAGAGgcactgtgggtaatgtaggcggCCGAATAGTTTTTATTCAATAAGATTTTTATGCTAAAACTCAGATAATCTGCCTCATCCAGACTCTGAGGGGTTTGGTTTGATCAGGTTTGATCaggtttgatcagatttgattgacaggaaacatgaacaaaaaaaaaaaatctcaacaaccGTCATCAGATTCggattcaaatgttgctaaatcctgGTTGGTTCACAGAAGTACTGAGACCAAGGTCCTTCAAATCAGTGAGAGgataacagaaacacacacacacacacacagagttcgGCAGACAACTGTGTGTTCTTGAAGGACCCACCTGGtcatagtaagaagctgattgaggaATGGTGCTTTCAGGGCCTTTAACGTTGATAATGCTTCTGCTCATTGTCCTGGAGCCGAtctcatctctgctgcaggcgTGGACCTGTGCCTGGAGTCGGACCACGGCTGCGAGCACATCTGCGAGAGCTCCCCGGGCTCCTACCACTGCCTCTGTCTGCCTGGATACACCCTGAATGACGACGGGAGAACGTGTGCAGGTAACGAAAACTGGGAGCCACAGTCAAACAATCGGGTTCAGTTATTCAATGGcaacaaaatgtccaacttCTCTTGAACTATATAAACCAACCGACAAAAGGGCGTCGGTTAATGTGGAAATAATAGACCAGAGAACATAAGGACGTACAGTCAGGATTACAAGCAGACTCACAGTAGGTTCTCTATACTGTCACCAGTTGTCTTGATGGCTGTACCACATTAATGCCACTTGACGTGTGGAGGATGGAAGGGAAACTTATCCTGGCAGTGGAGAAACAAGGGCTTACAAACTGGCCCAGGGCCTAGAGGACCAGTGTGTCACATGGTGTTTATAATTATGTTCTCATTAGTGCAGAACCACCTGGAACTAAGAATAGCTGTGCTTTCCTTAGCTTAGACTGAGCCCTTCGTATCTACAGAgggagcgggtcctcttccCCGGAGCCGCCACGTTCCTACGGtagcccagaacggacaaaccGAACgctggctctagagagggccgCTCACGTTTTTACGTTGCCCGAAGGCCACCGTAGTTTCTCCCAGgcgcttggaaagggaggggcgAGGGGAGGGGTGTTCGGTTGGCTGCAACCTGCACCACGAGATGCCACTAAGTCAGATGATTTTTTAATCCACATTTAACGACAAGGAAAATAGTGACTCCTCTCATctcgatgtgtgtgtgtgtgtgtgtttcagccaTAGATCTGTGTGCTCAGGGGAAGCACGACTGTGAGCAAATCTGCGTGAGCTCTCCTGGTTCCTTCGCCTGCGACTGCAACAAAGGCTACAAACTGAACGAGGACAAGAAGACCTGCTCAAGTTAGTCCCACATACGCGCACAGACATgcacaaagcacacaaacacacaaaggcgTCTGGAAACTGTAATTCAAACACACCGTATCGTAAGGTCACAAACTCCAAATGAGCCACACGGGTTCATTTGGAGACAGCAGCTCTTGGCGTCCCCCCCGTGTGTGTTCGGCTTGAATTCATGTCATGTCTACTCATGCTGAAATGGATTCCGATCCTCACAAGCTGCCgatttctctgctgcttcatgaAGCCGAGTGTGGGTTTGTACTACGTCCCTCCTGCTGCACGATGAAAGGATTAGCTGGGCATGCTGACATGCTCCGAACGTTACCTCATCTCGCATGTAAAATCGTGAAATACCATATGTTCCTGTACATCCTTATATACCCGTAGCCCTGCTTGGAACCCTTCATCTTTTAGAGTAAATGCTTTGTTCACAAACACTAAAATATGTGTCTAGTAAGAAAGAAAACGTAGCTTTAAGAGCCACGTTACCTACAACCATGACTTCAGCCGTCATTCTCTAGCTCTCAGCAGCGAGTTTGGCTTTTTGGAGGTAAGATCTGTGAGGCAAAGGGACCGTAGGCGCAACCCCACACACCTTGCTGCTGTCCGCTCTGCTGCTTAAGTCCTCGCTGCTTTCCTCCCCCTCAGTGATCGACTACTGTTCGTTTGGGAACCACAGTTGTGAtcatgagtgtgtgagtgtgctcaATGGCTATCGCTGCCGCTGTAACGAGGGATACAGGCTGCTGGACAACGGCAAGACCTGCAAGGGTAAGTAGGACAAAGACACGAGACTAAACTCACAGACTGTTAAGACACAGCCATGTTGTCCTCTGCCGGTATTATGGAGGCGCAGATCAGATCTTATTACAATGAAACCTGCCTAACCCAGCCACTAACATCCATGGGGGGTTTTAAAAAGGATCGTTGAAccttttcccaaaatgtatcTCTGAAATGTGGCACTAGACCATTTTAAGATTTCGCCGGGGCAACAGAGGGAGAATGCAGCTGCTGATCGATGAATTTGTGCGTTCACTGCTAGTCTGGACTGTCAGCGGCCCCACAAGACGCCGGCAACAGCCTGAGTCTTTTCAAAAAAGGGCCCcaagactttttaaaaccctGTGATTCAGCTGTCACATCCTCCAAAACAACCTCAAAGGGGGAATAGCGAACACCGCACCTTCCCTGCGTCCCCGTGCGAACGCTGGTTAGTGAGTGACTGAGTCTAACATCGGGCGATAATGCAGGAGAAGGTGTCTCAATGTGACGAAAGAATCACAGGTGAGGAGAGCAGGCGAAGGCTTAGAAGACCAAACCACATAGTGTCCTGGCTTTCTGTCAGTTAAAGTCTTCATCGTTACAGTAGGACACATTGACGCGTCTactagaaaaagacaagaaaaagaaaaactgatcTTCAAccgtttttaaaaatacattttctaacaTGGTCCCTTTGGTTTGAGAGTCAGTGTTGAGGCCAGACGCTGCAGGTGAACAGGGTAAAAAATGTAACTAATAGATTTCACCGCGAAACTTCCCCAGTTGCTTACTTACACAGAGACcgttatttttttctattgcaagtttttgaaattttatgtttaaatgtgaaaattaggCAAATCCGATTAAATATGAGCTAAGTTGCATACATTTCCAGAACCGAAATCTGAACACTGGATCAAGTCCGGTTCAAAATACTGTcagcagccataaaaaaaaaaaatcaattttcccCATGTTTCtaggaataaaatgttacataaatcCGGTTATGAATGATATACGGACAGACCCCTCTGTAAAAACCCTCCGAACACAGACGggaataaaactggaaagtttgGCGCAAGCAAGCGCCACTGAAGTGGAGATTTCTGGATCAgtgtatgagaaaaaaactcattttgagaaaatggcCTTTAAAGATGTGTGGTGCAATTGAAATCTGCAGACCCAAATACAGACAACgtgaagtaaaataaacacccaAATGCATAATTTACACGTTTTCTTTCCACGAGTCTGAAAGAAGAGACGATACGGAAGCAAAATACTCCAAAAATCTCAGAATTGACCAGTGGATTAAAAGGGATCTTAAGTAATTAATGCAGCAGAAGTGATCGACATCTGCCGTCATGCCGTGAGCGGTGACTGCGCTTTGTGGTGAAGCAGTCAGCAGAAACTCTGTTTTCTAAATATTAATATGACTGAGTCTTAACAGACGCCTGCCGCACAGGAAGGAGTCTCATTTGTGGCAACGCACGCGACCACAACATGTTTGCACAGATTCGTGCGCGCAGCCGAGCGCAGATGAGTCAGAGGCGGGTCCGCAGGCAACACCTGCAGTTATGGCACCTCCCTGACAGGAAAGTGAAGACAATTTACAGCCTTCGGATAACCAGGGACTCGCGTTGCCCTTGGAGCCACGCAAAGCTTCAAAGCGCGAGCGACACACCGTGTCATTGCGTCGTCCATTTAACCCAAATACCGCAGCAATAACATGTAAAGAGAAGCACTTTAAATAGTAGATTGTTACGTTCCTGCTGGTGCAGCTGCTCTGGGCTTTTTCATAActtacatttaaatacacaggGTCATTTTCAGGTTATAAACAGGATGAGGTATGTGTGAGTCAGAGCGAATTTCAATTTCGACCTCATTATGAAAGAATCCACCTGCATGAAAGGGAATGTCGCAGATTTCGTTTTCAACAATCCCCAGTATCTCGCAAAGTTTTCACTCAGCAGATGTTGTCCTCCACATCCAGGAGTTAATATTTGGCCCTCACTGTTTGTCCTCTGTTGAGCACTTAGCAGGGAACCTTTACAGCCACGTCCAACACGGACCCAACCACTAAAAAATGCTTGTTGGCTCAGATAGAGATAAAGGTTTTCATATTGTTaccaggaagaagaaaaaaagagaaattgtaCCTGGAAAGTTTTTTTGTACAAGAGCAATAAAATGGCCAtgttttcaacacacacacacagacacacacagacacacagacaaacacacacacactttaactctatgtgtgtgtgtgtgtgtgtgtgtgtgtgtgtgtgtgtgtgtgtagccattGACCTGTGCGCCGAGGGGAAACATGACTGTGATCAAATCTGCGTCAGCGCGCCGGGCGTCTTCACCTGCGACTGCAACCAAGGATACACACTCAATGAGGACAAGAAGACCTGCACGCGTTAGTCAGGCCctcacaccagcacacacacaccaacacacacacaca
This genomic interval from Xiphias gladius isolate SHS-SW01 ecotype Sanya breed wild chromosome 21, ASM1685928v1, whole genome shotgun sequence contains the following:
- the matn4 gene encoding matrilin-4, which translates into the protein MRQLRALCGFILLTLAVFAAARPKAGPEQKCKSGPVDLVFLIDSSRSVRPYEFETMRKFMIDILDTLDIGLNTTRVGVVQYSSQVRSEFSLKTHSKLDTMVKGINQIIPLAQGTMTGLAIRYVMNVAFTAEEGDRPKVPNVAVIVTDGRPQDRVAEVAAEAREKGIEIYAVGVARADMTSLRAMASPPFEDHVFLVESFDLIHQFGLQFQDKLCGVDLCLESDHGCEHICESSPGSYHCLCLPGYTLNDDGRTCAAIDLCAQGKHDCEQICVSSPGSFACDCNKGYKLNEDKKTCSMIDYCSFGNHSCDHECVSVLNGYRCRCNEGYRLLDNGKTCKAIDLCAEGKHDCDQICVSAPGVFTCDCNQGYTLNEDKKTCTPIDLCAEGKHDCEQICVSAPGVFTCDCNKGFKLNKDKKTCTNMDLCNTVEHGCEHQCVSTPGSYYCVCPEGQLLQEDGKSCGTCKSANIDLVLLIDGSKSVRPQNFELVKKFVNQVVDSLDVSAHGTRVGLVQYSSRVRTEFPLNMYHSADEIKAAVMKVEYMEKGTMTGLALKHMLENSFSEAEGARPSSRNIPRIGLVFTDGRSQDDITEYAKKAKEAGITMYAVGVGKAVEDELREIASEPVEKHFYYTTDFTAISTIAENLKLNVCPEESQGEIEVKDPCACESLVEFQQATMSSLEQLTQKLTGMTARLEQLENQLLSRK